The following nucleotide sequence is from Candidatus Chlamydia corallus.
TTACCGATGCTTTAGGGTGGGTGGCAATATAGTGCTTAGCGACTTTTCCTGTTCCTGCGCAGAGGTCTAGAAGGGAGTGTTCCGATCCCAGAATCCGAATCAAAGAGCGATTCCACAAATGGTGCATTCCTAAAGAAAGTATTGTATTGATGAGATCATATTTACCAGCTATGGAATCAAAGATTTTTCTACAGTCAGACTTGTTGGTAAAGCGTTCCATAATATTCTCGGAATTGTTCTAGGCTTTCATAGTGTTCTTCTCCTAGACGGTAATGACAGAGGGTGTAGTATTCTTCAAGAAGAGACGGGTTAAGGCCTGTATGTTTATGCGCTTTTTGGAGGACATTTTCGGGTGAGGATTCGAAGTGCTCGAGAGCTTCTTCTAGGGCAAGGTTAGGTAGGGGATTTTCTTCCCAAGAAGTTCTGTGAAGGAGAAGAGCAAATACAAAAGGTAGTTTTGTAAGATCGTACCATCCTGAGGCAAGATCATGAGTTGTAAATCCAGGAATTTCGGGATGTTTTAGAGCTGCATCTCCAATGAGGAGAAGACCGTCGTAATTTGCAGGAGTTTGCGTGAGAACTTCTGTAGTTGTAAATCTTAGAATATGAGGAGTTGGAACGTGCCAGAGATGTCGACAGAGAATTTTAAAGAGTCCTATAGAAGAGCGACTTTCTAAAGTTGCAGCAATTCGAGGTTGCGGTGAGGTAAAGAAGGTGGGAGCTGCGTAGAGGTTTACACTGAGGATACGTTGGTGTGCCGCAATTCCAAACCCTCGAATATAACTTAACTTATGAGAGATTGTTCCTAGTGATGAAGTCAAAGCAACATCGAGTTTCCCTTCGATTAGAAAGTTAAGAAGGTCTGCAGGAGGTGCAAGGAAACAGTCAAGATCGTCTCTTTTTATAAGTTCAAGAGAAAATGGAAAAG
It contains:
- a CDS encoding menaquinone biosynthesis protein, whose amino-acid sequence is MPDQLEPRISLGCVNYINSFPFSLELIKRDDLDCFLAPPADLLNFLIEGKLDVALTSSLGTISHKLSYIRGFGIAAHQRILSVNLYAAPTFFTSPQPRIAATLESRSSIGLFKILCRHLWHVPTPHILRFTTTEVLTQTPANYDGLLLIGDAALKHPEIPGFTTHDLASGWYDLTKLPFVFALLLHRTSWEENPLPNLALEEALEHFESSPENVLQKAHKHTGLNPSLLEEYYTLCHYRLGEEHYESLEQFREYYGTLYQQV